A genome region from Frankineae bacterium MT45 includes the following:
- a CDS encoding Predicted PurR-regulated permease PerM — MSGSEVNEPTPGGSVEAKDSAKDAEATDENESKVVSGSLFEPLPEPDSAAVVESRFGVPGPELAHDSPFYRGLWGATGVLLAVGAALALREVTSVLELVLISGFLAIGLNPIVELLIAKGLKRAWAVLVVALSGLSIVTLIVVVLVSVLENQVTSFVNDAPHLLHDLLHHKTIARLNDRYHFITTLQAKVKDPELGSRVLKQIFSTGLGALQAAASTLVVFVLTLYFLAALPQMKKAAYSLAPASRRTRIGQLGDEILRRTGRFVVGAFLVALLAGTVTFIFLMVVGLGQYAVPLALLVALLDLVPLVGSITGAAVVTLVCLATSLDIGIAAAVFYLIYEPLEGYVIYPRVMRSSVDVPEYVTVIAVLAGGAFGGVIGALLALPIAAAMLLLINEVWIRRQDSK, encoded by the coding sequence ATGTCAGGCAGTGAAGTGAACGAGCCGACTCCGGGCGGATCGGTTGAGGCCAAGGACTCGGCGAAGGACGCCGAGGCGACCGACGAGAACGAGTCGAAGGTGGTGAGCGGCTCGCTCTTCGAGCCGCTACCCGAGCCGGACTCGGCGGCTGTCGTCGAGTCGCGCTTCGGCGTGCCAGGTCCGGAGTTGGCCCACGATTCACCGTTCTACCGCGGACTCTGGGGCGCTACCGGGGTGTTGCTGGCCGTCGGCGCGGCGCTGGCGCTGCGCGAAGTCACCTCTGTACTGGAACTGGTGCTGATCTCGGGGTTCCTCGCCATCGGTCTCAATCCGATCGTGGAACTACTGATCGCCAAGGGTCTCAAACGGGCCTGGGCCGTGCTGGTCGTTGCGTTGAGCGGGCTCTCCATCGTCACGCTGATCGTCGTAGTGCTGGTGAGCGTCCTGGAGAATCAGGTCACCTCTTTTGTTAATGACGCCCCGCACCTGCTGCACGATCTGCTGCACCACAAGACGATCGCCCGCCTCAATGACCGCTACCACTTCATCACGACGCTGCAGGCGAAGGTGAAGGATCCCGAACTTGGATCGCGGGTCCTGAAGCAGATCTTCAGCACCGGGTTGGGCGCGCTTCAGGCGGCGGCCAGCACGCTGGTGGTCTTCGTGCTGACCCTGTACTTCCTGGCCGCTTTGCCGCAAATGAAGAAGGCGGCTTATTCGCTGGCGCCAGCCTCCCGCCGGACCCGAATCGGCCAGCTGGGGGACGAGATCCTGCGTCGCACCGGACGCTTCGTCGTCGGCGCGTTCCTGGTCGCGCTGCTGGCCGGAACGGTGACATTCATCTTCCTGATGGTCGTCGGCCTCGGGCAGTACGCCGTGCCCCTCGCGCTTCTTGTAGCCCTGCTGGACCTGGTACCGCTGGTCGGATCTATCACCGGGGCGGCCGTCGTGACCCTGGTCTGCCTAGCCACGTCGCTGGACATCGGCATCGCGGCGGCGGTCTTCTACCTGATCTACGAACCGCTTGAGGGGTACGTGATCTATCCGCGGGTGATGCGCTCGTCGGTGGATGTTCCCGAGTACGTAACGGTGATCGCGGTGTTGGCCGGCGGGGCGTTCGGCGGCGTGATCGGAGCTCTGCTGGCCCTGCCGATCGCGGCGGCGATGCTGCTGCTCATCAACGAGGTGTGGATCCGGCGTCAGGATTCGAAGTAG
- a CDS encoding transcriptional regulator, LacI family, whose protein sequence is MRSQNRTAAVTMADVAERAGVSRALVSIVFRGVPGASEANRRRVMQAAAELSYRPDQRAQLLGSNRSRTIGVVFGLHSEFHAEVVERLYQAADRADYQLALSPVATGRSEEQAVQSLLDFRCEALILVGPFMSKASLAEIATRLPTVVIGRALHSATIDTVRTDDTVGAQLAVEHLVKLGHRRITHVDGQRAPGAAERRRGYREAMSAAGLQDEVALVAGGLTEDAGARAADRILEAELPTAVFAFNDHCAAGLIAEFRDRAVQTPQNLSVIGYDNTRVARSATLALSTISQDARTLAHRALEIAVERVDGERDEAIEVVTAPMLIVRATTKAA, encoded by the coding sequence ATGCGTTCACAGAACCGAACCGCCGCCGTCACGATGGCCGATGTCGCAGAGCGGGCTGGCGTCTCGCGAGCTCTCGTCTCAATCGTCTTCCGGGGCGTCCCCGGGGCCAGCGAGGCGAACCGGCGCCGGGTCATGCAGGCCGCCGCCGAACTCTCCTACCGGCCGGATCAGCGCGCGCAACTGCTCGGCAGCAACCGCAGTCGAACCATCGGCGTCGTCTTCGGCCTGCACAGCGAGTTCCACGCGGAGGTCGTCGAACGGCTCTACCAGGCCGCCGATCGCGCCGACTACCAGCTGGCACTGAGCCCGGTGGCCACCGGTCGCAGCGAGGAGCAGGCCGTCCAGTCGCTCCTCGATTTCCGCTGCGAGGCGCTGATTCTCGTTGGGCCCTTCATGTCGAAGGCGTCTCTCGCCGAGATCGCAACGCGTCTTCCCACGGTGGTGATCGGACGGGCACTGCACAGTGCCACGATCGACACCGTCCGTACTGATGACACCGTCGGTGCTCAGCTCGCCGTCGAACACCTCGTAAAACTCGGGCATCGCCGGATCACACACGTCGACGGGCAACGGGCCCCGGGTGCGGCCGAACGGCGACGCGGTTATCGAGAGGCGATGTCGGCCGCCGGATTGCAGGATGAGGTGGCGCTGGTAGCGGGCGGTCTCACCGAAGATGCCGGTGCGCGCGCCGCGGACCGCATCCTTGAGGCCGAGCTACCGACCGCGGTCTTCGCCTTCAACGATCACTGCGCCGCCGGTCTCATCGCCGAGTTCCGAGACCGCGCCGTGCAGACTCCGCAGAATCTCTCGGTGATCGGCTACGACAACACCCGTGTCGCACGGTCGGCCACCCTCGCCCTCTCCACCATCTCCCAGGACGCCCGCACACTGGCCCATCGTGCCCTCGAGATCGCGGTGGAGCGCGTGGACGGCGAGCGGGACGAGGCGATCGAGGTCGTCACCGCGCCGATGCTGATCGTCCGCGCGACGACGAAAGCAGCCTGA
- a CDS encoding Uncharacterized membrane protein YccC: protein MSSSQRSGPPTSARNGPLRVIGGSIRRLYTDATKLDRTQSDPVVAGRNALGLVIPLAIGGLLGHPGLGVQSAIGALQTAFADRPGPYRLRMARMLTSALAAGLTAALAAGFGHSLALSALLLAVCAFSAGLLVMFGPSAAQVGVAATGCALILGHIPERPLAAIDTGLLVFAGGVVQMLLAITAWPLRRHGPERRALAGLYRELADLAAEPIDSSVSPPLGETIAQTRAVLTGAGRDHGPSVEAYRVLLDEAVRARQDILALSAYADRLEVDGNSASAATLYDALTTAASVLARIADALAAGRTPGEREYRETLEIASGIGRSEVLGESLTERAAADRRASLVSQLRAMVQTARTGAGEGSTDEDVESAKGVRRLRDPIAVLRANLDVRSPALRYAVRLGVLVPLTDILTRVGGFDRGYWISLTILVVLRPDFGATFQRSLQRVIGTLIGLLLASVIVHYLLGDGVAPLILLVGIFFFGMRLAGPNNMGLSSICLSALVVALLSIAGIPAHTTVVDRAVATVIGGAIALLASLLFPTWERSQVADRLTELMGAYRDYLQTMVDPRATAAQRSSVRSRSRLARSNAEASLDRARSEPVNSQGILEVGGAVLANSHRLVHALTAIDATRRARDAYRDVPQFRDLVTAVLQQLHLLQGALQGEEIKEKSTLRRFQVELAAAYADLLPGVPIDRAAEYAYGATVIEATDRLVDSVDTITAVLHDAGDDLRLTTAGGDSA, encoded by the coding sequence GTGAGCTCCTCGCAGCGGTCCGGGCCTCCCACGAGCGCGCGTAACGGCCCGCTGCGGGTGATCGGCGGATCGATCCGACGCCTCTACACCGACGCGACGAAGCTCGACCGGACCCAGTCCGACCCCGTCGTCGCCGGGCGGAACGCTCTCGGGCTGGTCATCCCGCTGGCTATCGGCGGCCTCCTCGGTCACCCCGGCCTGGGCGTGCAGTCGGCGATCGGCGCGCTCCAGACGGCCTTCGCCGACCGCCCCGGCCCGTATCGGCTGCGGATGGCCCGGATGCTCACCTCAGCCCTCGCCGCCGGCCTCACCGCAGCGCTGGCCGCCGGGTTCGGGCACAGCCTTGCCCTGTCGGCGCTGCTGCTCGCCGTCTGTGCCTTCTCCGCCGGATTGCTGGTGATGTTCGGCCCGAGCGCCGCTCAGGTCGGAGTCGCCGCCACCGGTTGCGCCCTGATTCTCGGTCATATTCCGGAGCGTCCGCTGGCCGCGATAGACACCGGCCTGCTCGTCTTCGCCGGTGGGGTTGTACAGATGCTGCTGGCCATCACCGCGTGGCCACTGCGAAGGCACGGCCCGGAACGGCGTGCCCTGGCCGGCCTCTACCGGGAACTGGCGGACTTGGCCGCCGAGCCCATCGATTCGAGCGTCAGCCCGCCGCTCGGTGAGACGATCGCCCAGACCAGAGCCGTCCTCACCGGTGCCGGACGGGACCACGGGCCGAGCGTGGAGGCGTACCGGGTGCTGCTGGACGAGGCCGTGCGGGCCCGTCAGGACATCCTCGCGCTCTCGGCCTACGCAGACCGGCTTGAGGTCGACGGGAATTCGGCCAGCGCGGCGACGCTCTATGACGCACTGACCACGGCGGCGTCCGTGCTCGCCCGGATCGCCGACGCGCTCGCCGCCGGCCGGACTCCGGGGGAGCGGGAGTATCGGGAAACATTGGAGATCGCCTCGGGCATCGGGCGATCGGAGGTGCTCGGCGAGTCGCTGACCGAACGGGCGGCGGCGGACCGTCGGGCCAGCCTCGTCTCGCAACTACGGGCGATGGTCCAGACCGCCCGCACCGGGGCCGGCGAGGGGAGCACCGACGAGGACGTCGAATCAGCCAAGGGCGTGCGACGCCTTCGGGACCCGATCGCCGTCCTGCGCGCGAACCTTGACGTTCGCTCGCCCGCGCTTCGCTATGCGGTGCGTCTCGGTGTCCTTGTCCCGCTCACCGACATCTTGACCCGGGTCGGCGGATTCGACCGGGGGTACTGGATTTCATTGACGATTCTGGTCGTGCTCCGGCCGGACTTCGGGGCCACCTTCCAGCGTTCGCTGCAGCGAGTCATCGGCACGCTCATCGGCCTGCTACTGGCCTCCGTGATCGTGCACTACCTGCTGGGCGACGGCGTCGCGCCGCTGATCCTGCTCGTCGGGATCTTCTTCTTCGGGATGCGGCTGGCCGGCCCGAACAACATGGGTCTCTCCTCGATCTGCCTATCGGCATTGGTGGTTGCCCTGCTCTCGATAGCGGGCATCCCGGCGCACACCACCGTCGTCGACCGGGCCGTGGCGACGGTGATCGGTGGTGCGATAGCGCTGCTGGCCTCGCTGCTCTTCCCGACCTGGGAGCGCTCGCAGGTGGCCGACCGGCTCACCGAACTGATGGGGGCCTACCGGGATTACTTGCAGACGATGGTGGATCCGCGGGCCACCGCCGCCCAGCGTTCGTCCGTACGTAGCCGGTCCCGGCTGGCGCGCTCCAACGCCGAGGCATCGCTGGACCGGGCTCGGTCGGAACCAGTTAATTCACAGGGCATTCTGGAGGTTGGCGGTGCGGTGCTGGCGAATTCGCATCGCCTGGTCCATGCCCTCACCGCGATCGATGCCACCCGCCGGGCCCGCGATGCCTACCGCGATGTCCCGCAGTTCCGCGACCTGGTGACGGCCGTGCTGCAGCAGCTGCACCTGCTCCAGGGCGCCTTGCAGGGCGAGGAGATCAAGGAGAAGTCGACCCTGCGACGATTTCAGGTCGAACTCGCCGCCGCCTACGCCGACCTGCTGCCCGGTGTGCCGATCGATCGCGCCGCTGAGTATGCCTACGGTGCCACCGTGATCGAGGCGACCGACCGCCTCGTCGACAGTGTCGACACCATCACCGCCGTCCTGCATGACGCCGGCGACGACCTGCGCCTCACCACCGCCGGCGGCGATTCGGCCTAG
- a CDS encoding mxaD protein: protein MAKLHRYAFTHEIDAAPQKVWDLVADHEGMSAWSPVRSVTLEQEGSPDRNGVGAVRVLRLAGPPLREQITVFEPTHHLAYRMLSGAPVSDYTGEINVTPSGAGSRLVWSVQFRAKLPGAQFAVAAVIREGARALAKQAVRS, encoded by the coding sequence ATGGCGAAGCTGCACCGGTACGCCTTCACCCACGAGATCGACGCCGCACCGCAGAAGGTGTGGGACCTGGTGGCTGACCACGAAGGCATGTCGGCCTGGTCTCCGGTGCGCAGCGTGACGCTGGAGCAGGAGGGATCGCCCGATCGCAACGGCGTCGGCGCGGTCCGAGTCCTGCGCCTGGCCGGCCCGCCGCTGCGGGAGCAGATCACCGTCTTCGAGCCGACGCATCATCTGGCGTACCGGATGCTCTCCGGAGCTCCGGTGAGCGACTACACCGGCGAGATCAACGTGACGCCCTCCGGCGCGGGGAGCCGGCTCGTCTGGAGTGTGCAGTTCCGGGCCAAACTCCCCGGTGCCCAGTTCGCGGTCGCCGCGGTGATCCGCGAGGGCGCGAGGGCGCTGGCCAAGCAGGCTGTGCGCTCGTAA
- a CDS encoding molybdopterin molybdochelatase, whose protein sequence is MRTVSEHQAFVAALIPPTQPVAVPLEQAAGRVLAVDIVARRPLPAFDNSAMDGYAVRGAEVVSATEAAPVTLPVSADIPAGRVDTPALAVGTAHRIMTGAPVPVGADTIVQVEATDGGLDQVLIRESRPVGTAIRRAGEDVAAGETVLTAGVVLGAAHLGLLAALGEPTVTVWAPLRVLVLSTGSELVAPGQDLLPGQIHESNSIMLAAAITACGAEATVVHSVADDVDEFLAALHPHLDRTDLILTSGGVSAGAFEVVKDALTGRGVEFVKVAMQPGMPQGAGIYAGISTITLPGNPVSALVSFEVFLRPAMRRAMGYPSAARPLRRMLLAESLTSPPGRRQFRRGVVSEGDSTVVTIGPPASHFLRWLAVSNCLIDVPAEVTTLEAGELVDVWLLD, encoded by the coding sequence ATGCGTACCGTGAGCGAGCATCAAGCCTTCGTCGCCGCCCTGATACCGCCCACGCAGCCCGTCGCGGTGCCCCTCGAGCAGGCCGCCGGACGCGTGCTGGCCGTCGACATCGTCGCCCGCCGGCCGCTCCCGGCCTTCGACAACTCAGCGATGGACGGGTACGCCGTCCGGGGGGCCGAGGTCGTCAGCGCCACGGAAGCAGCCCCGGTGACACTGCCGGTGAGTGCCGATATTCCGGCCGGACGGGTCGATACCCCGGCGCTGGCCGTCGGTACTGCGCATCGGATCATGACCGGGGCTCCAGTCCCGGTCGGGGCGGACACGATCGTGCAGGTCGAGGCAACCGACGGCGGTCTCGACCAGGTTCTCATCCGCGAGAGCCGCCCAGTCGGAACGGCCATTCGCCGCGCCGGCGAGGACGTCGCCGCCGGCGAGACCGTGCTCACCGCGGGCGTCGTCCTCGGCGCGGCTCACCTCGGCCTGCTCGCCGCTCTGGGTGAACCGACGGTGACGGTCTGGGCGCCGCTGCGGGTGCTGGTCCTCTCCACCGGCAGCGAACTCGTCGCGCCCGGACAGGATCTACTACCGGGCCAGATCCACGAGTCGAACTCGATCATGCTGGCCGCCGCGATCACCGCCTGCGGCGCGGAGGCCACCGTCGTCCACTCAGTCGCTGACGATGTCGACGAATTCCTCGCCGCGCTCCACCCGCACCTGGACCGCACCGATCTCATCCTCACCTCCGGTGGAGTCAGCGCGGGAGCCTTCGAGGTGGTGAAGGACGCGCTTACCGGTCGGGGGGTGGAGTTCGTCAAGGTGGCGATGCAGCCGGGCATGCCGCAGGGTGCCGGCATTTACGCCGGAATCTCGACGATCACACTGCCGGGGAATCCGGTGAGCGCGCTCGTCTCCTTCGAGGTCTTCCTGCGGCCGGCGATGCGCCGGGCGATGGGTTACCCGTCGGCTGCCCGCCCGCTACGCCGGATGCTCCTGGCCGAGTCGCTGACCTCACCGCCGGGGCGCCGGCAGTTCCGCCGTGGAGTGGTGAGCGAGGGCGACTCCACGGTGGTGACGATCGGCCCGCCGGCATCGCACTTCCTCCGGTGGCTCGCGGTCTCCAACTGTCTCATCGACGTTCCGGCCGAGGTCACCACACTCGAGGCCGGTGAGCTCGTCGACGTGTGGCTACTCGACTGA
- a CDS encoding carboxymethylenebutenolidase, translated as MQTQVSFIPGHQGDQIEAYVARPDGPSPRGGVVVIHHMPGYDRASKEIVRRFAELGYDAICPNLYWREAPNAAPDDAAATARALGGVPDERLIGDVAGAAEYLRALETSNGRVGVIGYCSGGRQSVLAACNLDLDAAVDCYGAYVTGTPPQTSTLRGNLVDQLPQLRAPLLGLFGNEDSYPSPEQVDELDEILTSHSKPHEFHRYDDTGHGFFAVDRPSYRVAAANDGWEKIADFFTAHLGSTAAQA; from the coding sequence ATGCAGACGCAGGTCAGTTTCATCCCCGGCCATCAGGGTGATCAGATCGAGGCGTACGTCGCCCGGCCGGACGGGCCGTCGCCGCGCGGCGGAGTGGTGGTGATTCACCACATGCCCGGCTACGACCGGGCCAGCAAAGAGATAGTCCGCCGCTTCGCCGAGCTCGGCTACGACGCCATCTGCCCCAATCTCTACTGGCGCGAGGCGCCAAACGCCGCCCCCGACGACGCCGCCGCGACGGCCCGTGCCCTCGGTGGTGTCCCGGACGAGCGGCTCATCGGCGACGTCGCGGGCGCCGCGGAGTACCTGCGAGCGCTGGAGACGAGCAACGGAAGGGTTGGCGTCATCGGCTACTGCTCGGGCGGGCGGCAGAGTGTCCTAGCCGCCTGCAACCTGGACCTCGACGCGGCGGTCGACTGCTACGGCGCCTACGTCACCGGGACCCCGCCGCAGACCTCGACGCTGCGCGGAAACCTGGTTGACCAACTGCCGCAGCTGCGAGCACCGCTTCTCGGGCTCTTCGGCAATGAGGACTCCTACCCCAGCCCTGAGCAGGTGGACGAGCTGGATGAGATTCTGACGAGCCACTCCAAGCCGCACGAGTTTCATCGCTACGACGACACCGGGCACGGGTTCTTCGCCGTCGACCGCCCGTCGTACCGGGTCGCCGCCGCCAATGACGGGTGGGAGAAGATCGCCGACTTCTTCACCGCACATCTCGGCTCCACCGCGGCACAGGCCTGA
- a CDS encoding myo-inositol 2-dehydrogenase / D-chiro-inositol 1-dehydrogenase: protein MTVSEAIARPVRVGLIGAGRIGTSHAEVLARRVPGAQLVAVADPRSEAALTLASQFGARALTPAELFDDPEVEAVVIAASVEAHVSLIEAATRAGKAVFCEKPMGLTLDEIDRAIGSAQSAGVALQVGFNRRFAQDFAAARQLIADGAIGTPQLLRSLTRDPGLANPAAVPPWTVFLQTLIHDFDTLLWLNAPANPVSVYAVADALVAPDFKSKGLLDTAVVVITFDNGAIATAEANFSAAYGYDVRAEIFGSAGMITAGDGRRSATVLYDRSGEHVDTARSDVELFIDAYTAEFVEFVDAVREKRAPSVGGVDARRALEIALACIESVQASAPVVISGSGR from the coding sequence ATGACGGTAAGTGAAGCGATTGCCCGTCCGGTGCGGGTTGGTCTGATCGGGGCCGGTCGCATCGGCACGTCTCATGCGGAGGTGCTGGCCCGACGGGTGCCGGGCGCCCAGTTGGTCGCGGTGGCCGATCCGAGGAGTGAGGCGGCACTGACGCTGGCCAGCCAGTTCGGGGCACGGGCGCTCACACCGGCGGAGCTCTTTGACGATCCGGAGGTCGAGGCGGTCGTGATCGCCGCGTCCGTCGAGGCCCACGTCTCGCTGATCGAAGCGGCGACCCGCGCCGGCAAGGCCGTCTTCTGCGAGAAGCCGATGGGCCTCACCCTGGACGAGATCGACCGCGCGATCGGCTCGGCCCAGTCAGCCGGGGTGGCGCTACAGGTCGGCTTCAACCGTCGCTTCGCCCAGGACTTCGCCGCGGCGCGTCAGCTCATCGCGGACGGTGCCATCGGCACTCCGCAGCTGCTGCGGTCATTGACCCGAGACCCGGGGCTGGCCAACCCGGCGGCAGTACCGCCATGGACGGTCTTCCTGCAGACGCTCATCCACGACTTCGACACGCTTCTCTGGCTGAACGCCCCGGCCAACCCGGTGAGCGTCTACGCCGTAGCCGACGCCTTGGTCGCGCCGGACTTCAAGTCGAAGGGGCTGCTGGACACGGCCGTCGTGGTGATCACCTTTGACAATGGCGCGATCGCCACCGCCGAAGCGAACTTCTCGGCTGCCTATGGCTATGACGTCCGGGCCGAGATCTTCGGCTCGGCCGGGATGATCACCGCCGGCGACGGACGGCGCAGCGCCACCGTCCTGTACGACCGCAGCGGGGAGCACGTCGACACCGCGCGCAGCGATGTCGAGCTCTTCATCGATGCCTACACCGCAGAGTTCGTCGAGTTCGTCGACGCGGTGCGCGAGAAGCGCGCGCCGTCGGTGGGGGGAGTAGACGCTCGCCGGGCGCTCGAGATCGCCCTGGCCTGTATCGAGTCTGTGCAGGCCAGCGCGCCGGTTGTCATCTCGGGGAGCGGGCGATGA
- a CDS encoding Predicted O-methyltransferase YrrM encodes MPMNTWTAVDDVFAESLLEADPILEAAQRAAADAGLPAISVSAAQGKYLYLQALSLRATRILEVGTLAGYSAIWMARALERDGRLTTLEFEPKHAEVAQANLAAAGVQDRVEIIVGRAIDTLPTLEGREPFDLIFIDADKPSNADYFEWAVRLGRPGSVIIVDNVVRDGAIADPTNMEASVEGVRRLNRAVAAQPRVSATAVQTVGAKGYDGFMYCVVVS; translated from the coding sequence ATGCCGATGAACACCTGGACCGCCGTCGACGACGTATTCGCCGAGTCTCTGCTCGAAGCTGATCCCATCCTGGAGGCGGCCCAGCGGGCGGCCGCCGACGCCGGCCTACCGGCCATCAGCGTCTCGGCCGCGCAGGGAAAGTACCTTTATTTGCAGGCTTTGTCGCTGCGGGCAACGCGGATCCTCGAGGTGGGGACGCTCGCCGGTTACAGCGCGATCTGGATGGCTCGGGCGCTGGAGCGCGACGGTCGCCTGACCACACTCGAGTTCGAACCGAAGCACGCCGAGGTGGCCCAGGCGAACCTGGCGGCAGCCGGCGTGCAGGACCGGGTCGAGATCATCGTCGGCCGGGCGATCGACACCCTGCCGACGCTGGAGGGGCGCGAGCCGTTCGACCTCATCTTCATCGACGCCGACAAGCCGAGCAACGCCGACTACTTCGAATGGGCCGTCCGGCTCGGGCGGCCGGGGAGCGTGATCATCGTCGACAATGTCGTGCGTGACGGTGCGATCGCCGACCCCACCAACATGGAGGCCAGCGTCGAGGGCGTCCGTCGCCTCAACCGAGCGGTCGCAGCGCAACCGCGGGTGAGTGCGACCGCGGTGCAGACCGTTGGCGCGAAGGGGTACGACGGCTTCATGTACTGCGTCGTCGTTAGCTAA
- a CDS encoding hydroxypyruvate isomerase, with translation MTTSDFGFTLAVCAEMVFLEKPIVERAGIIRDLGFAVEIWDWTSKDLEALASTGAQFTSMTGYIEGELIDPDGADLLLRTAEESIAAASRLGTPNLNLHGTGLDGRGLPVRRTEVVTGSMWLAAERTLRRISELGEREGVVFTLENLNTIVDHPGTPFARAADTLALVQAVGSPHLKLNLDLYHAQIGEGNLIELIKESIDWIGEIQVADVPGRCEPGTGEINYPAVARALHAAGYRGTVGMEAWVSGTDGTPGAGVAGAAGDSYAALEAFRAAFTAPAGPLGV, from the coding sequence ATGACAACCTCTGACTTCGGATTCACGCTGGCCGTCTGTGCCGAGATGGTCTTTCTGGAGAAGCCCATCGTCGAACGTGCCGGGATCATTCGCGATCTCGGCTTCGCGGTCGAGATCTGGGACTGGACGTCGAAGGACCTGGAGGCGCTGGCGTCCACCGGCGCGCAGTTCACTTCGATGACCGGCTACATCGAAGGCGAGCTGATCGACCCGGACGGGGCGGACCTGCTCCTGCGCACGGCCGAGGAGTCCATCGCCGCCGCCAGTCGGCTCGGGACTCCGAACCTGAACCTGCACGGCACCGGCCTGGACGGACGGGGCCTGCCGGTGCGGCGGACGGAGGTGGTGACCGGCTCGATGTGGCTGGCCGCCGAGCGCACGCTGCGCCGGATCAGTGAACTGGGGGAGCGTGAGGGCGTCGTCTTCACGCTGGAGAACCTCAACACGATCGTTGACCACCCCGGCACACCGTTCGCCCGAGCGGCGGACACGCTGGCGCTGGTACAGGCCGTGGGCTCGCCCCACCTGAAGCTGAACTTGGACCTCTACCACGCCCAGATCGGGGAGGGGAACCTGATCGAGCTGATCAAGGAGAGCATCGACTGGATCGGCGAGATACAGGTGGCTGACGTCCCCGGTCGCTGCGAGCCGGGGACCGGCGAGATCAACTACCCCGCGGTCGCCCGGGCACTGCACGCCGCTGGGTATCGCGGGACGGTCGGGATGGAGGCCTGGGTCTCCGGGACCGACGGCACGCCGGGCGCGGGCGTCGCAGGCGCAGCGGGCGACAGCTACGCCGCGCTGGAGGCCTTCCGCGCCGCGTTCACCGCGCCGGCCGGTCCGCTCGGCGTATAG